From the Corythoichthys intestinalis isolate RoL2023-P3 chromosome 13, ASM3026506v1, whole genome shotgun sequence genome, one window contains:
- the ptprb gene encoding receptor-type tyrosine-protein phosphatase beta isoform X4, with product MPATHLGGGVAFALSLAFSLLWTLQAATEEASRGCRVSWSEAASGWDWARLTLSAAGRNCTFAVEGAPCVTEEEADFASGTRNGVFACELRHLQPGSAYVLRVRSGDGREVTDATVRTSPSAVRDLRVTSRLSDSLGLSWQAGPGGTHRFRLLVRGEDERPLLNETLESTATGSTVRNLTPGTAYNVTVATEAGGLYNDTTVRTRTGPAAVTDLTAVADRASANGTGLRLSWRRPEGAADALLVSLRSDADPGPRRTRLLPDAVEVTVDGLTPGAAYRATVSTRSGELLNGSEIDTRAAPAPASLLALTPTPPGGLFLSWSPPAGHWDGYRLVLRDGSREVVAAVPGEDAVNFTFGGEGLLPGRRYRATLAVQSGNLTAESSCEAATLPARVRDLHVRHADETSLSVMWSHVSSGSRDAYFLTLRHGDVVANAREVEPHTRECTFNVLTPGRIYNITVTTRNGNLSASVSVEGRTVPLALSAITLRGVGVNGLEAAWEKPRGDLDSYALTLLKDSVVVQNHSVPVGRASLALSDLTPGALYTLEAVTVSGGVRSKVTGLQGRTAPASVTEVAAVNGGRPDTLRVSWRPADGVADSYLVRLEDGGGSAVHAVAVSAASSPECSFGSLAAGRMYAVVVTTRSGTLENATRVHARTQPAPVQNPTAVHSARDDFLKVYWRQASGDVSAYVVALRYNGSVVRRQRVVAGRSQCDFAALTPGRLYAITVETWSGDLVSAAATEGRTFPSAVANLSIGDAGSDDLTVTWSPAPGDVDRYEVTLLFNDTRAFPPVTLGSDARRHRFTSLTAGRLYKIVVSTFSGPNQRALFVEGRTVPATVTDLRLTPRRPPKDDGGGLAVTWTPAVGDVDVYIVSLTATGGVAADPRPVPKHVSSLDFPDLIPGHAYTVTVQSRSGELTNSVAAAGRTVPDGVSALQADKEHTAHGLTVTWERPAGQYDAFELLLSDSAGVPVANRTLPPQSRAHRLEGLTPGKWYRVKMITLSAGSASAEVAAEGQTRPSAVSNLTVTFANASSLGFSWDRSDGHVDVYEVSLFALAERARDAGERRTGGGNEHRQASGDLVGVQKVSPAVGSCSFTGLRAGNLHRLRVVSWSRLLNSDSSVLARTEPSPVRGLELDSGGRTDRLTVRWRHGDGRRSGYQVILSDASGAVLGDEPLGPERSSCAFAGLAPGRLYRADVIARSGELSGNASTVGRTVPAPPGRLWIEPGPADDTLELRWTGPASGDHDGFAVAWTPPDPLSVTLRHPTVRLVGGVFPGRRYNFTVATVSGGGAPGGPLLTSRPVQRGFTTSPSPLRSLHCVPASSSSISCRWSPPASDLDSYEVECRRHDRDELTSALRLEGGVTSVTLDRLDAFRKYAVTVRAASHGRAGTPTTRTAVTMIDRPPAPPPSVRVSALAAKVTSSSVSFRFNCSWFSDVNGVVRYFAVIVAQSDANDALLPERRHPLPSYRHYINNASVRAYQSAYFINRCPQDAQAAAGQVMEVHLGAGGDRLGGACDRSRDDSYLSDGYPDFCDGPLKERTSYRLSVRAFTRLFDENDKEFPEPLFSDTYLSAPLRTRAEPLGGVAEGLSASVFLLGVTVAVASLLLYRYRLRKVRALQENPLMRENVWKEAPDAGMYVGVRSVRHVTSPVKASHFESHVSKLREDAGVLMSEEFEDLKDVGRSQTVEVSRAPENRGKNRYNNILPYDSTRVKLSCPDDDSCSDYINASYVPGCNSRREYVATQGPLPATKDDFWRMLWEHGVRAVVMVTQCVEKGRVKCDRYWPAHRETLFYGRLAVRTTSESVFPEWTVRDFRISSESGAARAVRHFHFTAWPDHGVPDGTRSLVRFVRTVRDFADRSAGAGPAVVHCSAGVGRTGTFIALDRLLQQLDAKGGVDVYGCVFDLRLHRQHMVQTESQYAFLHQCVRDVLRARKHQSDDAVYENLDPDLCREPFRSGR from the exons GCGGCAACAGAAGAAGCGTCCCGAGGTTGCCGCGTGTCGTGGAGCGAGGCCGCGTCGGGTTGGGATTGGGCTCGGCTCACGCTCAGCGCGGCGGGACGCAACTGTACCTTCGCCGTAGAGGGCGCCCCGTGCGTGACGGAAGAGGAAGCAGACTTCGCGTCGGGGACCCGAAACGGAGTCTTCGCCTGCGAGTTACGTCACTTGCAACCGGGAAGCGCCTACGTCTTGCGCGTTCGCTCCGGCGACGGCCGAGAAGTGACCGACGCCACCGTGCGCACCA GTCCGTCCGCGGTGCGGGACCTGCGCGTGACCTCCAGGCTGAGTGACAGCCTGGGACTTTCCTGGCAAGCAGGCCCGGGCGGTACTCACCGTTTCAGGCTGTTGGTGCGGGGAGAAGACGAGCGCCCGCTGCTGAACGAGACGTTGGAGAGCACCGCTACCGGGAGCACCGTCCGCAACTTGACGCCGGGCACGGCCTACAATGTTACCGTGGCGACGGAGGCGGGCGGACTGTACAACGACACCACCGTCCGCACTCGGACGG GGCCGGCCGCCGTCACCGACCTGACCGCCGTCGCCGACCGCGCGAGCGCAAACGGCACCGGCCTGCGGCTGTCGTGGCGACGGCCGGAGGGCGCCGCGGACGCCCTGCTGGTCTCGCTGCGGTCCGACGCGGACCCCGGCCCGCGGCGGACCCGTCTGCTCCCCGACGCCGTCGAGGTCACCGTGGACGGGCTGACGCCCGGCGCGGCTTATCGGGCGACGGTGAGCACCCGGAGCGGCGAGCTGCTCAACGGATCCGAGATCGACACCCGCGCAG CTCCCGCGCCGGCGTCTCTCCTGGCTCTGACGCCCACCCCTCCGGGGGGTCTGTTCCTGTCGTGGTCACCCCCCGCCGGTCACTGGGACGGCTATCGACTGGTTCTTCGCGACGGCTCCCGGGAGGTCGTCGCCGCCGTCCCCGGCGAGGACGCCGTCAACTTCACCTTCGGCGGGGAGGGACTACTCCCCGGACGGCGGTACCGAGCGACGCTCGCGGTGCAAAGCGGAAATCTGACGGCGGAAAGCAGCTGCGAGGCGGCCACAC TGCCGGCGCGCGTGCGCGACCTCCACGTTCGCCACGCTGACGAGACGTCACTGAGCGTCATGTGGAGCCACGTCTCCTCCGGTTCCCGGGACGCTTACTTCCTGACTCTTCGCCACG GTGACGTCGTCGCGAACGCCAGGGAAGTGGAGCCTCATACGAGGGAGTGCACCTTCAACGTCCTCACGCCCGGGAGGATTTACAACATCACCGTGACCACCAGGAACGGGAATCTCAGCGCGTCGGTCTCCGTGGAAGGGCGGACAG TTCCCTTGGCGCTGAGCGCCATCACGCTGCGCGGCGTCGGCGTGAACGGCCTCGAGGCGGCGTGGGAAAAACCTCGCGGTGACCTCGACTCCTACGCGCTCACGCTACTCAAGGACAG CGTCGTCGTTCAGAATCACAGCGTTCCCGTCGGCCGCGCCTCTTTGGCGCTTTCCGATCTGACCCCCGGCGCCCTCTACACACTGGAGGCCGTCACCGTGAGCGGCGGCGTACGGTCCAAAGTCACCGGTCTTCAAGGAAGAACCG CCCCGGCGTCCGTTACCGAGGTAGCGGCGGTGAACGGCGGTCGTCCCGACACGCTGCGCGTATCCTGGCGCCCCGCGGACGGCGTCGCGGACAGTTACCTGGTCCGCCTGGAGGACGGAGGAGGCTCCGCGGTCCACGCGGTGGCCGTTTCTGCCGCGTCCTCGCCCGAGTGCTCCTTCGGCTCGCTGGCGGCGGGACGGATGTACGCCGTCGTCGTAACGACCAGAAGCGGCACCCTGGAGAACGCCACCCGGGTGCACGCGCGCACGC AACCCGCCCCGGTGCAGAACCCCACCGCCGTGCACTCCGCCCGGGACGACTTCCTCAAG GTGTACTGGCGCCAGGCGTCGGGCGACGTGAGCGCCTACGTGGTGGCCCTGCGGTACAACGGCAGCGTGGTGCGCCGGCAACGCGTCGTGGCCGGGCGCAGCCAGTGTGACTTTGCCGCGCTGACGCCCGGCAGGCTTTACGCCATTACCGTGGAAACGTGGAGCGGCGACCTCGTCAGCGCCGCCGCCACCGAGGGACGCACGT TTCCGTCCGCGGTTGCCAATCTGTCCATTGGTGACGCGGGATCGGATGACCTTACCGTCACCTGGAGCCCCGCGCCCGGAGACGTGGACCGCTACGAG GTGACCCTGTTGTTCAACGACACGCGCGCATTCCCTCCGGTGACCTTGGGGAGTGATGCGCGACGACACCGATTCACGTCGCTGACGGCGGGACGCCTTTATAAAATAGTCGTGTCCACGTTCAGCGGACCAAACCAGAGGGCGCTCTTCGTGGAAGGCCGCACAG TTCCCGCCACAGTCACCGACCTCCGACTGACGCCGCGGCGCCCCCCGAAAGACGATGGCGGCGGCCTGGCCGTCACGTGGACGCCGGCGGTCGGAGACGTGGACGTTTACATCGTCTCTCTGACCGCTACG GGCGGCGTCGCGGCGGACCCTCGACCGGTCCCCAAACACGTCTCGTCTCTGGACTTCCCGGATTTGATCCCGGGGCACGCCTACACTGTCACCGTCCAATCGCGAAGCGGGGAGCTGACCAATAGTGTCGCGGCGGCCGGCCGCACAG TGCCTGACGGCGTGAGCGCGCTGCAGGCGGACAAGGAGCACACCGCGCACGGGCTGACGGTCACGTGGGAGCGGCCGGCGGGCCAATACGACGCCTTCGAGCTGCTTCTGAGCGACTCCGCGGGCGTCCCGGTGGCCAACCGCACGTTGCCGCCGCAGAGTCGCGCCCACCGCCTGGAGGGTCTGACGCCTGGCAAGTGGTACCGCGTCAAGATGATCACGCTGAGCGCGGGGTCGGCCTCCGCCGAGGTGGCGGCCGAAGGACAAACTC GTCCCTCCGCCGTTTCCAACTTAACGGTGACGTTTGCCAACGCGTCGTCTCTGGGTTTCTCCTGGGACCGCTCCGACGGCCACGTCGACGTCTACGAGGTGTCGCTCTTCGCTTTGGCCGAGCGAGCGCGCGACGCCGGAGAGCGCCGAACGGGCGGCGGGAACGAGCACCGGCAG GCGTCGGGCGACCTGGTGGGTGTGCAGAAAGTGTCGCCGGCCGTGGGCTCGTGCTCGTTTACGGGCCTGCGAGCGGGAAATCTGCACCGACTGCGCGTCGTCAGCTGGAGTCGACTTTTGAACAGCGACTCGTCCGTACTCGCCAGGACGG AACCCTCTCCCGTCAGGGGGCTGGAGCTGGACAGCGGCGGGCGCACGGACAGGCTGACCGTGCGCTGGCGGCACGGAGACGGGCGGCGCAGCGGGTACcag GTGATCCTGTCCGACGCCTCGGGCGCCGTGCTGGGAGATGAGCCGCTGGGGCCGGAGCGTAGCAGTTGCGCCTTCGCGGGGCTGGCGCCCGGCAGGCTGTACCGCGCCGACGTCATCGCCCGCAGCGGCGAGTTGAGCGGCAACGCGTCGACCGTCGGACGCACGG TCCCGGCCCCGCCCGGCCGTCTTTGGATCGAGCCGGGCCCGGCCGACGACACGCTGGAGCTTCGGTGGACCGGCCCCGCGTCCGGAGACCACGACGGTTTCGCCGTGGCGTGGACGCCGCCCGACCCCTTGTCCGTCACGCTCCGACACCCCACCGTTCGCCTGGTGGGCGGCGTCTTTCCGGGGAGACGTTACAACTTTACCGTGGCGACCGTCAGCGGGGGCGGGGCGCCGGGCGGGCCCCTCCTCACCAGCCGGCCCGTCCAAAGAGGCTTCACGACAA GTCCGTCCCCCTTGCGGTCCCTCCACTGTGTCCCCGCGTCATCGTCGTCCATATCGTGCCGGTGGTCTCCCCCCGCGTCCGATCTGGATTCTTACGAGGTGGAGTGTCGTCGCCACGACCGCGACGAGCTGACGTCGGCGCTGCGGCTGGAGGGCGGAGTCACGTCCGTCACCTTGGACCGACTGGACGCTTTCAGGAAGTACGCCGTGACCGTCAGGGCGGCGTCGCACGGACGCGCCGGTACTCCGACCACGCGCACGGCCGTCACCATGATCGACC GTCCGCCGGCCCCGCCCCCTAGCGTTCGGGTGAGCGCGCTCGCGGCGAAGGTGACGTCGTCCTCCGTCTCGTTTCGCTTCAATTGCTCCTGGTTCAGCGACGTCAACGGCGTCGTCCGATACTTCGCCGTCATCGTGGCCCAGTCCGACG CCAATGATGCGCTGCTGCCCGAGCGGCGCCACCCGCTGCCGTCCTACCGACATTACATCAACAACGCCTCGGTCAGGGCCTACCAGAGCGCTTACTTCATCAACAGGTGCCCGCAAGATGCCCAGGCGGCAgccggccag GTGATGGAGGTCCACTTGGGAGCGGGCGGCGACCGACTGGGCGGAGCCTGCGACCGTTCCCGCGACGACTCCTACTTGAGCGACGGCTACCCAGACTTTTGCGACGGGCCGCTTAAGGAGAGAACATCTTACAG ATTGAGCGTGCGGGCGTTCACGCGACTCTTTGACGAAAACGACAAAGAGTTTCCCGAGCCGCTGTTTAGCGACACGTACCTTTCGGCCCCCCTGAGGACACGCGCGG AGCCGCTAGGTGGCGTAGCGGAGGGCCTGAGTGCCAGCGTGTTCCTGTTGGGCGTGACGGTGGCCGTCGCCTCTCTGCTTCTTTACAGATACCGACTCAGGAAAGT AAGGGCGCTTCAGGAGAACCCGCTGATGAGGGAGAACGTGTGGAAGGAGGCGCCCGACGCCGGGATGTACGTGGGGGTCAGGAG CGTTCGCCACGTCACCAG TCCAGTGAAAGCCAGTCACTTTGAGTCCCACGTGTCAAAGCTCCGGGAGGACGCCGGCGTTCTGATGTCCGAAGAGTTCGAG GACTTGAAGGACGTGGGGCGAAGTCAGACCGTGGAGGTGTCGCGAGCGCCGGAGAACCGCGGCAAGAACCGTTACAACAACATCCTACCCT ACGATTCCACGCGAGTCAAGCTGTCGTGTCCGGACGACGACTCCTGCTCCGACTACATCAACGCCAGCTACGTTCCT GGTTGCAACTCCCGTCGCGAGTACGTGGCGACGCAGGGCCCGCTGCCCGCCACTAAGGACGACTTCTGGAGGATGCTGTGGGAACACGGCGTGCGCGCCGTCGTCATGGTGACTCAGTGCGTGGAAAAAGGACGG GTGAAGTGCGACCGGTACTGGCCCGCCCACCGGGAGACGCTGTTTTACGGCCGGCTGGCGGTCCGGACGACGTCCGAGTCGGTCTTTCCCGAGTGGACCGTCCGCGACTTCCGGATCTCCTCG GAGAGCGGCGCCGCTCGCGCGGTGCGACACTTCCACTTCACCGCGTGGCCCGACCACGGCGTCCCCGACGGCACGCGCTCGCTCGTGCGGTTCGTCAGGACCGTCCGAGACTTCGCAGACCGCTCGGCCGGCGCCGGTCCCGCCGTGGTGCATTGCAG CGCGGGCGTGGGCCGTACCGGCACCTTCATTGCGCTAGACCGCCTCCTGCAGCAGCTGGACGCCAAAGGCGGCGTGGACGTGTACGGTTGCGTCTTCGACCTTCGCCTCCACCGCCAGCACATGGTTCAGACAGAG AGTCAGTACGCCTTTCTGCACCAGTGCGTACGCGACGTTTTGAGAGCGCGCAAACATCAGAGCGACGACGCCGTCTACGAGAACCTGGACCCGGACTTGTGCCGCG aGCCGTTCCGCTCGGGCCGCTGA